A portion of the Punica granatum isolate Tunisia-2019 chromosome 7, ASM765513v2, whole genome shotgun sequence genome contains these proteins:
- the LOC116215221 gene encoding glucan endo-1,3-beta-glucosidase-like, whose translation MAKGAAAAVPLSLLLIMPFALGGIMASANKQKTWCVAKPSSDQATLLANINYACSQVDCKVIQKGCPCFYPDNLVNHASIAMNLYYQSKGRNHWNCDFRGSGLTVMTDPSYGNCIYS comes from the exons ATGGCTAAAGGAGCAGCAGCTGCTGTCCCTCTTTCTCTGCTCCTGATTATGCCCTTCGCTTTAG GAGGAATTATGGCCTCTGCTAATAAGCAG AAAACTTGGTGCGTCGCAAAGCCGTCATCTGACCAAGCGACACTGTTAGCAAACATCAACTATGCGTGCTCTCAGGTGGACTGCAAAGTTATTCAGAAGGGCTGCCCGTGCTTCTATCCCGACAATCTCGTGAACCATGCCTCCATTGCCATGAACCTCTACTACCAGTCCAAAGGAAGGAACCACTGGAACTGCGATTTCAGGGGCTCAGGCCTTACTGTCATGACTGATCCTA GCTATGGTAACTGCATCTACTCATAG
- the LOC116215218 gene encoding fatty-acid-binding protein 3, chloroplastic isoform X2, producing MKLRPHKLQVGSQQYAEEPATKVKFSTSLTLAGCSSPLSLIGTGYREKVFAIIGVKVYAAGFYMNPSLSAKLDSWKGKSASSIHGDGSLFSSIFQVSLEKSLQIVLVRDVDGKTFWDALDEAISPRIKTLTFVDESALSTFRDIFQGRPLNKGTSIFLTWLDKSKMLVSVSSDGLPSEVDAEIESENVTSALFDVFLGDPPVSPSLKASVVVGLVKILN from the exons ATGAAGTTGAGGCCACACAAGTTGCAAG TTGGAAGCCAACAGTATGCAGAGGAACCAGCAACTAAAGTGAAGTTCTCAACATCCTTAACATTAGCGGGTTGCTCGAGTCCATTATCATTGATTGGAACTG GATACAGGGAGAAAGTTTTTGCAATCATCGGCGTGAAGGTCTACGCTGcaggattttacatgaatccATCATTATCTGCTAAGTTAGATTCTTGGAAAGGGAAATCAGCATCCAGTATTCACGGAGATGGATCCTTGTTTAGCTCCATTTTTCAAG TTTCTCTAGAGAAATCGTTGCAGATCGTTCTTGTCAGAGATGTCGATGGTAAAACATTTTGGGATGCTTTAGATGAAGCCATCTCTCCGAGAATCAAAACACTCACTTTTGTTGATGAGTCTGCTCTCTCCACTTTCCGTGACATTTTTCAAGGACGGCCTCTTAACAAAGGAACCTCCATATTCTTGACTTGGTTGGACAAATCTAAAATGCTT GTTTCTGTTTCATCTGATGGACTACCGTCTGAAGTGGATGCTGAAATTGAGTCAGAGAATGTGACCTCGGCTCTTTTTGATGTGTTCCTCGGAGATCCTCCGGTTTCTCCCTCCCTGAAAGCTTCTGTTGTTGTTGGTCTAGTAAAGATCCTAAACTAG
- the LOC116215218 gene encoding fatty-acid-binding protein 3, chloroplastic isoform X1, translating to MQGVGVGAGASSGAASLHLSSPISSSRINNLSIRFQFHNGRQFFLSRRRSISPLSIVLPLPAQFTVTVRAASSVGSQQYAEEPATKVKFSTSLTLAGCSSPLSLIGTGYREKVFAIIGVKVYAAGFYMNPSLSAKLDSWKGKSASSIHGDGSLFSSIFQVSLEKSLQIVLVRDVDGKTFWDALDEAISPRIKTLTFVDESALSTFRDIFQGRPLNKGTSIFLTWLDKSKMLVSVSSDGLPSEVDAEIESENVTSALFDVFLGDPPVSPSLKASVVVGLVKILN from the exons ATGCAGGGAGTGGGAGTGGGAGCTGGAGCTTCTTCAGGGGCAGCATCACTGCATCTGTCATCACCCATTTCTTCTTCAAGAATCAACAATCTCAGCATTCGTTTCCAATTCCACAACGGAcggcaattttttttaagccGCCGCCGCTCCATTTCTCCTCTGTCCATTGTCCTGCCACTGCCAGCTCAGTTCACTGTGACTGTCAGGGCTGCTTCTTCAG TTGGAAGCCAACAGTATGCAGAGGAACCAGCAACTAAAGTGAAGTTCTCAACATCCTTAACATTAGCGGGTTGCTCGAGTCCATTATCATTGATTGGAACTG GATACAGGGAGAAAGTTTTTGCAATCATCGGCGTGAAGGTCTACGCTGcaggattttacatgaatccATCATTATCTGCTAAGTTAGATTCTTGGAAAGGGAAATCAGCATCCAGTATTCACGGAGATGGATCCTTGTTTAGCTCCATTTTTCAAG TTTCTCTAGAGAAATCGTTGCAGATCGTTCTTGTCAGAGATGTCGATGGTAAAACATTTTGGGATGCTTTAGATGAAGCCATCTCTCCGAGAATCAAAACACTCACTTTTGTTGATGAGTCTGCTCTCTCCACTTTCCGTGACATTTTTCAAGGACGGCCTCTTAACAAAGGAACCTCCATATTCTTGACTTGGTTGGACAAATCTAAAATGCTT GTTTCTGTTTCATCTGATGGACTACCGTCTGAAGTGGATGCTGAAATTGAGTCAGAGAATGTGACCTCGGCTCTTTTTGATGTGTTCCTCGGAGATCCTCCGGTTTCTCCCTCCCTGAAAGCTTCTGTTGTTGTTGGTCTAGTAAAGATCCTAAACTAG